A portion of the Saccharospirillaceae bacterium genome contains these proteins:
- the minD gene encoding septum site-determining protein MinD: MAKIIVVTSGKGGVGKTTSSAAISAALAMKGNKTVVIDFDVGLRNLDLVMGCERRVVYDFVNVVQGEASLKQALIKDKRLENLFVLPASQTRDKDALTIEGVEKVLADLAEDFDYIICDSPAGIEHGAQMALYFAQEAIIVTNPEVSSVRDSDRIIGILQSKSRMAEQGKSVKEHLLLTRYNPERVERGEMLSVEDVEEILAIPLLGVIPESEAVLKASNQGVPVTHDEDSDAGQAYDDAVARYLGEDRPHRFLEKQKKGFLKRVFGG; the protein is encoded by the coding sequence TTGGCTAAAATTATCGTTGTTACCTCCGGTAAAGGCGGAGTTGGGAAAACCACTTCCAGTGCAGCCATCTCAGCTGCACTGGCGATGAAGGGAAACAAAACCGTCGTGATCGACTTCGATGTGGGCTTGCGCAACCTGGATCTGGTTATGGGTTGTGAGCGCCGTGTGGTTTACGACTTTGTTAATGTGGTTCAGGGTGAAGCCAGCCTCAAACAAGCGCTGATTAAAGACAAACGTCTGGAAAATCTGTTTGTTCTGCCAGCCTCGCAAACCCGTGATAAAGATGCGCTGACCATCGAAGGCGTGGAAAAAGTGTTGGCTGATCTGGCTGAAGACTTCGACTACATCATCTGTGATTCTCCGGCGGGTATTGAACACGGTGCGCAAATGGCGCTCTACTTCGCTCAGGAAGCCATCATCGTCACTAACCCGGAAGTTTCGTCGGTACGAGACTCTGACCGTATCATCGGTATCCTGCAAAGCAAGTCACGCATGGCAGAACAAGGCAAGAGTGTTAAAGAACATTTGCTTCTGACTCGCTATAACCCGGAACGGGTTGAGCGCGGTGAAATGCTGTCGGTAGAGGATGTGGAAGAAATTCTCGCAATTCCGTTGCTCGGTGTCATTCCGGAATCAGAAGCCGTGCTAAAAGCATCGAATCAGGGCGTTCCGGTCACCCATGATGAAGACAGCGATGCGGGCCAGGCCTATGACGATGCCGTTGCCCGATATCTCGGTGAAGATCGTCCCCATCGTTTTCTTGAGAAGCAGAAAAAAGGCTTCCTGAAACGTGTCTTCGGCGGCTAA
- the minE gene encoding cell division topological specificity factor MinE, with amino-acid sequence MSLMDMFRKEQKTSASVAKERLRVLVAHDRLRNNGPDYLPQLQQEILAVIRKYVAIEEQDVNVQLEQQGQTSVLELNVTLPDDQ; translated from the coding sequence ATGAGTTTGATGGATATGTTTCGTAAGGAACAAAAAACCTCAGCCAGCGTCGCGAAAGAACGCTTGCGCGTGTTGGTAGCCCACGACCGTTTACGTAACAATGGCCCGGATTATTTGCCGCAATTGCAGCAGGAGATTCTGGCGGTAATACGCAAATACGTTGCGATTGAAGAGCAAGACGTTAACGTGCAATTGGAACAACAGGGGCAGACCTCCGTTCTGGAACTGAACGTTACCCTGCCCGACGATCAATAA
- a CDS encoding paraquat-inducible protein A has product MNTLIASWTQKSWVQRFGLLLAIISYGLLYPGVMEPIMTLSASVSLFGLKTQMFHETRSIWETVETLHSLGYTAVAIAIVTFSVVIPIGKALMIMFTWLKPSPGRWRFVAAISKWSMADVFVVAILVAFFTAKATAELEAELLVGFYWFSAFCLLSILSGQLLAHQPSTDK; this is encoded by the coding sequence ATGAATACGCTTATTGCCAGCTGGACTCAGAAATCCTGGGTTCAGCGTTTTGGTCTGCTACTGGCCATCATCAGTTACGGTTTACTCTATCCCGGCGTGATGGAACCCATCATGACTCTCAGCGCTTCGGTTAGTTTATTTGGTTTAAAAACCCAGATGTTCCACGAAACCCGCTCCATTTGGGAAACTGTCGAAACCCTGCACAGCCTGGGTTACACCGCAGTCGCCATTGCAATTGTCACCTTCAGCGTGGTGATTCCGATCGGCAAAGCGCTGATGATTATGTTCACCTGGTTAAAACCATCCCCCGGGCGATGGCGTTTCGTTGCTGCAATCAGCAAATGGTCGATGGCGGATGTTTTTGTTGTTGCCATTCTGGTGGCCTTTTTTACTGCAAAAGCCACTGCCGAACTAGAGGCGGAATTGCTGGTTGGCTTCTACTGGTTCAGCGCCTTCTGTTTACTGTCGATCTTATCTGGCCAATTGCTGGCACATCAGCCTTCAACAGATAAATAG
- a CDS encoding peptidylprolyl isomerase — protein MTSNTTVALHHILLKSPLLAGDIIKELELGADFADLAREYSACPSANNEGFAGYHNLDTLPTGIVTALSAWDGETPYTQSVKTPFGLHILKPVSKLERQVITDEGADE, from the coding sequence ATGACTTCCAACACCACTGTTGCTCTGCATCATATTTTACTGAAAAGCCCATTGCTGGCGGGCGATATCATTAAGGAACTCGAACTGGGTGCTGACTTCGCCGATCTGGCGAGAGAATATTCAGCCTGCCCCTCCGCGAATAACGAAGGTTTCGCGGGTTACCACAATCTGGATACTCTGCCGACCGGCATCGTAACAGCATTAAGCGCCTGGGATGGAGAAACACCCTACACGCAATCCGTAAAGACACCGTTTGGTCTGCATATCCTGAAACCGGTAAGCAAACTGGAGCGCCAGGTGATTACCGATGAAGGTGCAGACGAGTAA
- a CDS encoding methyl-accepting chemotaxis protein, whose translation MKFAHKIVIASSVILAISLIALSLNQYFNVKHQIDRQVSDSVDEIVTAMSMNIQEVMETKADLTDYSVSQLGGNFSDKHFREVFSQPIIKKHFLLAGLGRESDGSFIGNDPNWNPSNYDPRRRMWYQEAKKQRKLLFTAPYADAATGEILISTAMPVYESGQFYGAIFTDVSLKSLAEISNRANLFGAGYAFIVSADGNFIAHPEARYNGKPMAEVFGKQLNTNSAETVAIELNGQKTWIKFNAIDGLGWHLGVALNDEIVYASSHSLRNDAIIYSLIAITIAIVVLGGIINKLMHPLRELNDAMRDAATGEGDLTRRLKTDSDVEFASLARNFNTFAGKLQDMIRRVKEIGDNINDSTAQVAAGAAESASAMTQQSEEVEHLATAMTEMASTASEVASNAQSAAEAVQTADNAVGRGVEAASHTVESITSLSQQIEEAVSKVQELEQDTASIESILGVINEIAGQTNLLALNAAIEAARAGESGRGFAVVADEVRSLAARTQDSTSEIRDKIEKLQGGVAAVVSVMDQSKNTTNDTVKRVEVANHTNNEVRESIRKITDMNLQIASAAEEQSLVAEEMNRNTSNISSLSQLVKESAATAASSMERQVVEVREHDRLLNQFVV comes from the coding sequence ATGAAGTTTGCCCATAAAATTGTCATCGCATCCAGTGTGATTCTTGCAATTTCTTTAATCGCGTTATCACTCAATCAATATTTCAATGTAAAACACCAGATTGATCGGCAGGTCAGTGATAGCGTAGATGAAATCGTCACAGCGATGTCCATGAATATTCAGGAAGTGATGGAGACCAAAGCGGATCTTACCGATTATTCGGTGTCACAATTAGGTGGCAATTTCAGCGATAAACATTTTCGTGAGGTATTCAGCCAACCAATTATTAAAAAACACTTTTTATTAGCCGGTTTGGGCCGGGAATCCGATGGCTCTTTTATCGGCAATGATCCGAACTGGAACCCATCGAATTACGATCCGCGTAGACGCATGTGGTATCAGGAGGCCAAAAAACAGAGAAAACTGTTATTCACAGCTCCTTATGCTGATGCAGCAACCGGAGAGATTCTGATTTCAACGGCCATGCCAGTCTATGAGAGTGGTCAATTCTACGGTGCTATTTTCACTGACGTCAGCCTCAAGAGCCTGGCCGAGATCAGTAACCGCGCCAACTTGTTCGGTGCCGGTTACGCTTTTATTGTCAGTGCAGACGGTAATTTTATCGCCCACCCGGAAGCCAGATACAATGGTAAACCCATGGCTGAAGTGTTCGGCAAACAGCTGAATACCAACAGCGCAGAAACCGTAGCTATCGAACTGAATGGCCAGAAAACCTGGATAAAATTTAATGCCATCGATGGCCTGGGCTGGCATCTGGGTGTTGCTCTTAATGATGAGATTGTTTACGCATCCAGCCACAGCCTGCGTAACGACGCCATTATTTATTCCTTAATCGCCATTACTATCGCCATCGTTGTTCTGGGTGGCATTATTAACAAATTAATGCATCCGCTGCGCGAGCTCAACGATGCTATGCGCGATGCAGCGACCGGCGAAGGAGACTTAACCCGTCGCCTCAAGACCGACTCTGATGTTGAATTTGCCAGTCTGGCGAGGAACTTTAATACCTTTGCCGGGAAACTGCAGGATATGATCCGGCGAGTTAAAGAAATTGGCGACAATATTAACGACAGCACCGCGCAAGTCGCCGCCGGTGCTGCTGAGTCCGCATCAGCAATGACGCAGCAAAGCGAGGAAGTCGAACATCTGGCGACCGCCATGACAGAAATGGCATCGACCGCCTCAGAAGTCGCGTCCAATGCTCAAAGTGCTGCCGAAGCGGTGCAAACCGCAGATAATGCAGTCGGCCGCGGGGTTGAAGCGGCGAGTCATACCGTCGAATCCATCACCAGTTTATCGCAACAAATCGAGGAAGCGGTCAGCAAGGTGCAGGAACTGGAACAGGACACTGCCAGTATTGAATCCATTCTTGGCGTCATCAATGAAATAGCCGGGCAAACCAATCTGCTGGCTCTGAATGCCGCGATTGAAGCTGCTCGTGCCGGTGAGTCGGGACGGGGTTTTGCGGTGGTAGCCGACGAGGTTCGCAGCCTTGCAGCCCGGACCCAGGATTCCACCTCCGAAATTCGTGACAAGATTGAAAAACTCCAGGGTGGTGTTGCCGCCGTTGTCAGTGTTATGGACCAAAGTAAGAACACCACCAATGACACCGTTAAACGGGTAGAAGTGGCGAATCACACCAACAACGAAGTCCGCGAGAGTATTCGTAAGATCACGGATATGAATCTGCAAATTGCCAGTGCTGCCGAAGAACAAAGTCTGGTTGCTGAAGAAATGAATCGTAATACGTCGAACATCAGCAGCCTGTCACAGCTGGTAAAAGAAAGTGCCGCAACGGCTGCCAGTTCGATGGAGCGTCAGGTTGTCGAAGTGCGCGAACATGACCGTCTGCTCAACCAGTTTGTTGTGTAG
- a CDS encoding DUF1244 domain-containing protein, whose amino-acid sequence MSIEKLTPEQQQAIEAATFRRLLQHLDERKDAQNIDLMNLAGFCRNCLAKWYKAAAEQENVEVDYDQARERVYGMPYSEWKEKHQQAATPEQLAKFEQQNSK is encoded by the coding sequence ATGAGCATTGAGAAACTCACCCCTGAACAGCAGCAAGCCATCGAAGCCGCGACCTTTCGCCGCTTATTGCAACATCTCGACGAGCGCAAAGACGCACAGAATATCGACCTGATGAATCTCGCTGGTTTCTGTCGTAATTGTTTAGCCAAGTGGTACAAAGCAGCTGCTGAACAAGAAAATGTTGAGGTTGACTACGATCAGGCGCGTGAACGGGTATACGGCATGCCGTACAGCGAGTGGAAAGAAAAACATCAGCAAGCCGCAACGCCAGAGCAACTGGCCAAATTCGAACAGCAAAACAGTAAATAA
- a CDS encoding SIMPL domain-containing protein (The SIMPL domain is named for its presence in mouse protein SIMPL (signalling molecule that associates with mouse pelle-like kinase). Bacterial member BP26, from Brucella, was shown to assemble into a channel-like structure, while YggE from E. coli has been associated with resistance to oxidative stress.), protein MRYFILCFTLLFNTLVLADDDHRFIQVSGNGSIRAMPDYLQLNLSIEATAKDLKAAKETVDNAMKSLLQITTSLNIAEADIDAAQIRNHPQYEWRNNNREYRGEQVDRSVTITLRNKESYTDLSHQLLNISAVRIHGSQLKFNDRQALQNQAFANAVEAARKKAAIMAKASDNALGNVLSIQEQGAHAPQPVYAMARMEKMSMDSEPAPMLIQEQTIDAAVVIRYELK, encoded by the coding sequence ATGCGTTATTTTATTTTATGTTTCACCCTATTGTTCAACACCCTCGTACTGGCTGACGACGACCACCGCTTTATTCAGGTTAGCGGTAACGGCAGCATCCGCGCCATGCCTGATTACCTGCAGTTGAATCTCAGCATTGAAGCAACAGCCAAGGACCTGAAGGCCGCCAAAGAAACTGTCGATAATGCAATGAAGAGTTTGCTGCAAATCACAACGTCTTTGAATATTGCGGAAGCGGATATTGATGCTGCACAAATCAGGAACCATCCGCAGTATGAATGGCGTAATAATAATCGCGAGTATCGCGGAGAACAGGTTGATCGCAGTGTCACCATCACTTTACGAAACAAGGAATCTTATACCGATCTGAGCCATCAGCTGCTCAATATCAGCGCCGTACGTATTCACGGTAGTCAACTGAAATTTAATGACCGTCAGGCATTACAAAATCAAGCATTTGCTAATGCGGTTGAAGCTGCGCGCAAGAAGGCCGCCATCATGGCCAAGGCCAGTGATAACGCCCTGGGTAACGTATTATCCATTCAGGAACAAGGCGCGCACGCCCCCCAACCGGTTTATGCCATGGCACGTATGGAGAAAATGTCGATGGACTCAGAGCCTGCGCCAATGCTTATTCAGGAACAAACCATCGATGCCGCTGTCGTTATACGCTACGAGTTAAAATAA
- a CDS encoding DUF1653 domain-containing protein, protein MSQLNTTPATIIPGRYRHYKGMEYQVIGLVKHSETDETLVLYKMLYGDFSSWVRPYSMFVETIEIKGEIKPRFELIEADS, encoded by the coding sequence ATGTCTCAGTTAAACACCACGCCAGCCACGATTATTCCCGGACGTTACCGCCACTATAAAGGTATGGAATACCAGGTCATTGGCCTGGTGAAACACTCTGAAACAGACGAAACACTCGTGCTGTACAAAATGCTGTACGGTGATTTCAGCAGCTGGGTTCGTCCATATTCGATGTTCGTTGAGACCATCGAAATTAAGGGTGAGATCAAACCGCGTTTCGAATTGATAGAGGCGGATAGCTGA
- the ybaK gene encoding Cys-tRNA(Pro) deacylase, producing MTPAINAMKKAKISFVLHEYQHNPNSSSYGEEAAEALGLNPAQVFKTLLVSLTGHRSALAVAVIPVSHQLSLKAIAKAVGAKKAEMADPKMAERTTGYLVGGISPIGQKKALPTVIDNSAEAQAHINISAGKRGLEIELSPQDLAKLSRAQFASIVAI from the coding sequence ATGACGCCTGCTATTAACGCCATGAAAAAGGCAAAAATCAGCTTTGTATTGCATGAATATCAGCACAATCCAAACAGCTCGTCGTACGGAGAGGAAGCCGCCGAAGCACTTGGTCTCAATCCAGCTCAGGTGTTCAAAACCCTGTTGGTAAGCCTGACGGGACACCGCAGCGCCTTGGCGGTTGCTGTAATTCCCGTCAGCCATCAGCTCAGTCTGAAAGCCATCGCAAAAGCAGTAGGTGCTAAAAAAGCAGAAATGGCCGACCCCAAAATGGCCGAAAGAACCACTGGTTATCTTGTCGGAGGGATCAGCCCGATTGGGCAAAAGAAAGCTCTGCCGACGGTAATAGATAACAGTGCCGAGGCTCAGGCTCATATTAATATCAGTGCCGGTAAGCGCGGATTAGAGATTGAACTGTCTCCACAGGACCTGGCAAAGCTGAGCCGCGCTCAGTTTGCCAGTATTGTCGCGATATGA
- a CDS encoding methylamine utilization protein MauG — translation MKYLIPSLLVSASLLLVACGSDKDNGSNDQPSASPLACDDSGTSPAGLVLSSTANSEQMLGEALYFDTNLSFNRSQSCASCHNPEKGFVDDRCNISSLNQHFPPASVGANGTSIGDRNAPTAAYAAFSSDFRKGSRQRAPSQRTSGIGAYEGYLGGQFWDGRAIDLAAQAGGPPTNPAEMGMADKASTVARLQENQHYINSFKALYGDDVFDEVETAYDAMANAIGEFEKKSADTFYPFDSKYDQSLKGEYFYEPDSLAATGKTLFFSSDFTCAACHQLRNSNSDRGETFTSFEYHNIGVPENTDLRAVNGVAEDFVDLGLALNRMLPQAEKAENEGKFKVPTMRNVAITAPYMHNGVFDTLEAVLNFYEHAKIRARQQNDPQLENTVVNPETGQAFRVPEVNRNIEHELLSGNDVVLTPRRIKAFECFFMTLTDKRYEALLDQQKVSECGI, via the coding sequence ATGAAGTACCTGATCCCTTCACTGCTTGTCAGCGCGAGTTTGTTGCTGGTGGCATGCGGTAGCGACAAAGACAATGGCAGTAATGATCAACCATCGGCGTCTCCGTTGGCCTGTGACGATTCAGGCACATCGCCAGCAGGTTTGGTATTGAGCAGTACAGCAAACAGCGAACAGATGCTGGGGGAGGCACTTTACTTTGACACCAATCTATCCTTCAACCGAAGCCAGTCGTGTGCCAGTTGCCATAATCCTGAGAAAGGGTTTGTCGATGATCGTTGTAACATCAGCAGTCTGAATCAACATTTCCCTCCGGCCTCTGTTGGCGCTAACGGTACCTCGATTGGTGACCGAAATGCTCCAACAGCGGCCTATGCGGCATTTAGCTCGGACTTCAGAAAAGGGTCACGACAACGTGCACCCAGTCAGAGGACCAGTGGTATCGGTGCTTATGAGGGTTATCTCGGTGGACAATTCTGGGATGGTCGTGCAATTGATCTGGCCGCTCAGGCAGGTGGCCCACCAACGAATCCGGCAGAGATGGGAATGGCGGATAAAGCCTCGACAGTGGCACGTCTGCAGGAAAATCAGCATTACATCAATTCGTTCAAGGCGTTGTATGGCGATGATGTGTTTGATGAAGTTGAGACGGCCTATGATGCAATGGCCAATGCGATTGGGGAGTTTGAGAAGAAGAGCGCAGACACATTTTATCCGTTTGATTCCAAATACGATCAGTCTTTGAAAGGGGAGTATTTCTACGAGCCTGACAGCTTGGCAGCAACAGGAAAAACACTATTTTTCTCATCGGATTTTACGTGTGCTGCATGTCATCAGTTGCGCAATTCGAACTCTGACAGAGGCGAGACTTTCACCAGCTTCGAGTATCACAATATTGGTGTGCCGGAAAATACCGATCTGCGTGCTGTAAACGGAGTGGCGGAGGATTTTGTTGATTTGGGTCTGGCGCTGAATCGTATGCTACCGCAAGCTGAGAAAGCAGAGAACGAAGGCAAGTTCAAAGTTCCAACGATGAGAAATGTGGCGATTACGGCGCCTTATATGCACAACGGTGTTTTCGATACATTGGAGGCCGTGTTGAATTTCTACGAACACGCCAAAATTCGTGCACGTCAGCAAAATGATCCGCAGCTGGAAAATACCGTGGTAAATCCGGAAACGGGTCAGGCATTTAGAGTACCTGAGGTTAATCGCAATATTGAGCATGAATTGCTGAGTGGTAACGACGTTGTCCTTACACCAAGACGGATTAAAGCATTTGAATGTTTCTTTATGACATTAACCGATAAGCGCTATGAAGCGCTGCTTGATCAGCAAAAAGTTAGTGAGTGTGGTATTTGA
- a CDS encoding thiol oxidoreductase, whose product MRAHLIAGISLCLLAACNLNNNQQYAPSLNPDEQLPGGATTVATTPFISFERPAANLPGELKPDFHAGKALANQPWIKAPTVTAMRDGLGPLYNARTCLMCHIKGGKGFVPDSGEIPALSSLVRLSIPGDASEHEGAVPHPVYGDQIQGQSTSLAHQLRHSQKDNDLLKHDIAPEAYVFIDWQISEFRYPDGNLVTLRKPQLRFEKLGYGELGDTTMTSLRVAPALQGMGLLELIPQQDIDALVDTDDSNKDGISGRINHVWDIEKKQTVAGRFGLKSNKPSIRMQVAGAFNGDVGISTTLFPNQPCSPKQFACLNAPTGNDVQNVELADDLLDLVVNFNRNLAPVARRNANDPQVLQGRTHFYQAGCHQCHNPSFITAESEERPHLGEQTIWPYTDLLIHDMGPELADGRPDFEASGSEWRTAPLWGIGVQEQVNGSKALLHDGRAQTIEEAILWHGGEAEGAKSRFIQFEEAKREALIAFVKSL is encoded by the coding sequence ATGAGAGCACACCTGATAGCTGGTATAAGTCTTTGTTTACTGGCAGCGTGCAACCTTAATAATAATCAACAATACGCTCCCTCCCTCAACCCGGACGAACAACTACCCGGCGGTGCAACCACTGTTGCAACCACTCCTTTTATCAGCTTTGAGCGACCAGCAGCCAATCTCCCCGGTGAACTGAAGCCCGATTTTCACGCCGGTAAAGCACTGGCAAACCAACCCTGGATCAAAGCACCGACCGTAACCGCTATGCGCGACGGTTTAGGACCGTTGTATAACGCCCGTACCTGCTTAATGTGCCACATTAAGGGTGGTAAAGGCTTTGTTCCCGATTCGGGTGAGATTCCGGCGTTAAGTTCCCTGGTGCGTTTAAGTATTCCGGGCGACGCCAGTGAACACGAAGGTGCCGTACCACACCCGGTATATGGTGATCAGATTCAGGGACAATCCACGTCGTTAGCCCATCAGTTGCGTCACTCACAAAAAGATAACGATCTGTTAAAACATGATATTGCTCCGGAAGCCTACGTCTTTATCGACTGGCAAATTTCAGAGTTTCGCTATCCGGACGGTAATCTCGTTACTCTGCGAAAACCGCAATTACGTTTCGAAAAATTGGGGTACGGCGAGCTGGGCGATACCACGATGACCAGTCTGCGTGTTGCACCAGCCCTTCAAGGCATGGGTCTGCTTGAATTAATTCCGCAGCAAGATATTGATGCCCTGGTGGATACAGACGACTCAAACAAAGACGGTATTTCAGGACGAATTAATCACGTCTGGGATATCGAGAAAAAACAAACCGTCGCGGGTCGCTTTGGCCTGAAGTCGAATAAACCCTCGATTAGAATGCAGGTCGCCGGTGCCTTTAATGGCGACGTGGGTATCAGTACTACGCTGTTTCCGAATCAACCGTGTAGCCCTAAACAATTCGCGTGTTTGAATGCACCAACCGGTAACGACGTACAAAATGTCGAACTGGCAGATGATTTATTGGATCTGGTAGTGAATTTCAACCGTAACTTGGCGCCGGTTGCCCGTCGCAACGCTAATGACCCTCAGGTATTGCAAGGCCGTACCCATTTCTATCAGGCAGGCTGTCACCAGTGTCATAACCCGAGTTTTATCACCGCAGAAAGTGAAGAACGTCCGCACCTGGGAGAACAAACCATTTGGCCCTATACCGATTTATTGATTCATGACATGGGTCCTGAATTAGCTGACGGGCGCCCGGATTTTGAAGCATCCGGTTCAGAATGGCGAACCGCCCCGTTGTGGGGAATCGGCGTGCAGGAGCAGGTTAATGGCAGTAAAGCGTTATTACACGATGGTCGCGCACAAACCATTGAAGAAGCGATTTTATGGCATGGCGGTGAAGCCGAAGGTGCCAAGTCGCGCTTTATACAGTTTGAAGAAGCCAAGCGCGAAGCGCTCATTGCATTCGTTAAATCACTGTAA
- a CDS encoding DUF1513 domain-containing protein, producing MSDDQNRRHFLKSMTVAGIMLPGLGLSTSAGIWQAHKQSKPDQYERWVTAQGKTPEQYGMGAIGPVQANAINVSSNFRGHGICQHPILQHKVVMVSRRPGTVGLEVDLLSGESQEFHSPANHHMQGHGAFSADGNLLFTSESDFQSGAGKIIVRDTQNYSVVAEYSSYGIGPHEIKRMPDNTTLAVANGGLLTHPKSGRKVLNLDSMRSTLSYINISSGELISEHRVSENKASIRHFDIANDGTVAFGMQVQRSAMSDNHLVPLAGVHKPGKDIELLQAPESLTVALNDYMGSVAIDSHNRLAAFTSPRGDLAMFWHLDDLSLQGYHKFHDVCGLALNVSGSHFVLSNSAGKLRQIDTKTLQEDRDLRLDFPTMAWDNHMMSVRLTS from the coding sequence ATGTCAGATGATCAAAATCGTCGTCACTTTCTGAAGTCAATGACAGTGGCTGGTATTATGCTGCCAGGTCTTGGCTTGAGTACAAGTGCCGGTATTTGGCAAGCGCACAAACAATCCAAACCAGATCAGTATGAGCGCTGGGTCACCGCGCAGGGCAAAACACCTGAGCAGTACGGTATGGGAGCCATTGGTCCGGTTCAGGCTAATGCCATTAATGTCTCCAGTAATTTCCGCGGTCATGGCATCTGCCAACACCCCATACTGCAGCACAAAGTTGTCATGGTATCGCGCCGTCCCGGTACGGTTGGCCTGGAAGTGGATTTACTCAGCGGTGAGAGCCAGGAATTTCACAGTCCGGCCAATCATCATATGCAGGGGCACGGCGCATTCAGTGCCGATGGCAATTTATTATTCACCAGCGAGTCAGATTTTCAGTCCGGTGCCGGCAAGATTATTGTCCGGGATACGCAAAACTATAGCGTTGTTGCTGAATATTCCAGCTACGGCATCGGTCCCCACGAAATTAAGCGCATGCCGGATAACACAACGCTGGCCGTTGCTAATGGCGGATTGTTAACGCATCCGAAGAGTGGTCGAAAAGTTCTCAATCTTGATTCGATGCGTTCAACTTTGAGTTACATCAACATTAGTTCCGGCGAGTTAATCAGTGAGCACCGGGTGTCGGAAAATAAGGCCAGTATTCGTCATTTTGATATCGCGAATGATGGTACCGTCGCTTTTGGTATGCAGGTTCAACGCAGTGCCATGTCGGATAACCATCTGGTACCACTAGCTGGTGTGCATAAGCCCGGAAAAGATATTGAGTTATTGCAGGCGCCGGAAAGCTTAACTGTCGCTTTAAACGATTATATGGGCAGTGTTGCTATCGATTCCCACAATCGCCTGGCAGCCTTTACCAGTCCTCGTGGAGACCTGGCCATGTTCTGGCATTTGGACGATTTGTCATTACAGGGATACCACAAATTCCACGACGTATGTGGCCTGGCTTTAAATGTCAGTGGCAGCCATTTTGTGCTATCCAATTCGGCTGGCAAATTACGTCAGATAGATACCAAAACGCTTCAGGAAGATCGCGATCTGCGCCTTGATTTTCCTACCATGGCCTGGGACAACCATATGATGTCCGTAAGGTTAACCAGTTAA